CATGATGAAATTAACGGAGACCGATTCATAGAACGAGCATGATAGCAATAATTGACTACAAAGCGGGCAATCTTACGTCCGTCCAGAGGGCTCTTGTCCACATAGGTGAGGAATGCCGGATAACCGACAGGCCGCTGGAAATACTGTCTGCCGAAAGGGTCATATTACCAGGCGTGGGAGCAGCAGGTGCTGCGATGGATGTCATGAAAACGTCCGGTCTCGACAGCGTGATATGTGACGTCATTGGCGGAGGTGTCCCGTTTCTGGGGATATGCCTCGGTGCTCAGATAATCCTCGACAGGAGCGAAGAAAATAGCGCCTCCTGTCTCGGTGTGATACAGGGCAGTGCGAAAAAGTTTCGCACTGCCAATTTAAAAATTCCCCACATGGGATGGAACAACATTTCCGCTGTCCGTCCGCATCCTGTTCTTGCCGGTATTGATGAGAGAGCGCAATACTATTTTGTCCATTCATATTATCCCGATCCGGAACGGCGCGACGACATCGTGGCAACGACCGAATACGGGGTTGAATTTGCATCAATCATCGGGAAGGGGAACGTTGTCGCAATGCAGTTTCACCCTGAAAAAAGTGGAAGACACGGCCTTCGGATATTAAAAAACTTTTGTGAGTGGGACGGGACGGCATAACAATGCTCAGTAAAAGGATTATCATTTGCCTGGATGTAAAAGAAGGCAAAACAACGAAAGGGATCAAATTTAAAGGTAACATCGATATCGGCGACCCGGTTGACATGGCCAGGGAATATTATGAGCAAGGTGTCGATGAACTGGTGTTTTATGACATCACCGCATCGTCGGATGAGAGAAAAATTATAATCGATGTAGTGAGCGATGTTGCAAAAAACATTTTTATTCCCTTTTCAGTGGGCGGCGGCATCAGTTCACTTGCCGACATGTATAATGTATTAAAAGCCGGGGCTGAAAAAATAAGCGTTAATACCGCTGCCGTTTTGAATCCAGGGCTGATTTCCGAAGGAGCGAAGATTTTCGGAAGTCAATGTATCGTATTGGGGATGGATGCAAAAAAAGTGGGAAAGAGCGCAGAAATACCATCGGGATACGAGGTCTGGATAAACGGCGGCAGGACGCCAATGGGTGTCGATGCGGTTGAGTGGGCACAAAAGGCCCAGGATCTGGGTGCCGGCGAGATCTGTCTCAACTCGATCGATGCCGACGGTACAAATGATGGGTATGAACTGAATTTGACAGCCTCGATATCCTCTACAGTTAGCATCCCCGTCATTGCTTCGGGAGGTGCCGGCAGGCCGGAGCATATCGGGGATGCTTTTGTAAAAGCGAAGGCAGATGCAGCACTCATTGCTTCCATGGTGCATTACCAACACTACACCGTCGGGGATATCAAGTCCTACCTCGAGCAGGAAGGGGTTCCGGTTCGTACTATTGTGTAGCCATCTGTAAGAGCAAAGGTTTTTATTAAGTAGATACCTTATTGGATGATTTTGACTTGAAATAATTTTAGGACTGTATTAGGCATTTTGATTAATTGTCATTTGAGTTCCCAAATGCTGTTGATGATAATTAGTGGTCAATATTGAGGATAATACATAATGACGTAATGTGGCTTAATGCCTTATAGGTAAATCTTTTTGAAGATGTGCGACTAAAAATAAATTTAGAGTGAAAGGAGATAAAAATGATTGAGTTTATTAAGATGTGTGAAGCGTGCAACCCGGGGGAGCCGGAATTTATCCAGGCCGTGTCCGAGGTTGCCGAATCGGTTAAACCTGTTTTAGCGAAACATCCGGAGTATCGTAAGGCAAAGATATTGGAACGGATGGTTGAACCTGAGCGAACTATTATGTGTCGCGTTTCCTGGCTGGATGATAAAGGCGAGGTTCAGGTCAACAGGGGCTATCGTCTACAGATGAACAGCGCCATAGGTCCCTACAAAGGGGGATTTCGTTTTCATCCGTCAGTTAATATGAGCATACTCAAGTTTCTCGGCTTTGAACAGGTGTTTAAAAATGCCCTGACAACCCTTCCTATGGGTGGTGCCAAGGGAGGATCAAATTTTGATCCTAAGGGGAAGTCGGATAATGAAGTAATGCGTTTTTGCCAGAGTTTCATGACCGAGATGTTCAGGCATATCGGTCCGGATACAGATGTTCCGGCAGGCGATATTGGAGTGGGAGCTCGTGAAGTAGGATACCTGTTCGGTATGTATAAAAAACTGCAGAATGAATTTACCGGAGTCTTGACTGGTAAAGGACTTGAATGGGGAGGAAGTCTTATTCGCCCTGAGGCTACCGGTTACGGCTGTGTCTATTTTGCCTCCGAAATGCTGGCAACAAAAAATGATACCATAAAGGATAAGCTCTGTCTGGTTTCAGGTTCCGGGAATGTGGCTCAGTATACTGTTGCGAAAATTTTGGAGCTGGGAGGGAAGGTAGTAACACTTTCTGATTCTTCCGGATACATCTACGATGAGAAGGGAATAAATAGGGAAAAACTCGATTTTGTCATGCACCTTAAAAATGTAGCACGGGGACGCATCAAAGAATATGCGGGCAAGTATCCCGAAGCGGTCTATACCCCTATCGATCCTGCTCTCGATTACAATCCACTCTGGAATCATAAGTCTGATTGTGCCTTTCCTTCTGCCACGCAGAATGAGATAAATGGCAAGGATGCACAGAACCTGGTCAGTAACGGTGTTTATGTTGTAGGTGAGGGTGCTAATATGCCGACGACTCCAGAGGGTATTGAAATCTTCATCGACAGTAAGATTTTATATGGACCGGGGAAAGCCGCGAATGCCGGCGGAGTTTCCGTTTCCGGTCTTGAGATGTCCCAGAATAGCATGCGTCTAAGCTGGTCTCGTGAAGAGGTGGATAAACATCTTCATGCCATCATGAGAAAAATACATAAGGCTTGTGTTGAAGCGGCTGAAGAGTACGGTACTCCCGGTAATTACGTAAACGGCGCTAACATAGCCGGTTTTACCAAGGTTGCTAAGGCTATGATGGCCCAGGGAGTCGTTTAGTAATTTTGTCTGGTAGAAAGTAATAAGCGGTGGTTTCACATTTTGTGATACCACCGCTTATTCAAAAATTCGACC
This Syntrophales bacterium DNA region includes the following protein-coding sequences:
- the hisF gene encoding imidazole glycerol phosphate synthase subunit HisF, with protein sequence MLSKRIIICLDVKEGKTTKGIKFKGNIDIGDPVDMAREYYEQGVDELVFYDITASSDERKIIIDVVSDVAKNIFIPFSVGGGISSLADMYNVLKAGAEKISVNTAAVLNPGLISEGAKIFGSQCIVLGMDAKKVGKSAEIPSGYEVWINGGRTPMGVDAVEWAQKAQDLGAGEICLNSIDADGTNDGYELNLTASISSTVSIPVIASGGAGRPEHIGDAFVKAKADAALIASMVHYQHYTVGDIKSYLEQEGVPVRTIV
- the gdhA gene encoding NADP-specific glutamate dehydrogenase, giving the protein MIEFIKMCEACNPGEPEFIQAVSEVAESVKPVLAKHPEYRKAKILERMVEPERTIMCRVSWLDDKGEVQVNRGYRLQMNSAIGPYKGGFRFHPSVNMSILKFLGFEQVFKNALTTLPMGGAKGGSNFDPKGKSDNEVMRFCQSFMTEMFRHIGPDTDVPAGDIGVGAREVGYLFGMYKKLQNEFTGVLTGKGLEWGGSLIRPEATGYGCVYFASEMLATKNDTIKDKLCLVSGSGNVAQYTVAKILELGGKVVTLSDSSGYIYDEKGINREKLDFVMHLKNVARGRIKEYAGKYPEAVYTPIDPALDYNPLWNHKSDCAFPSATQNEINGKDAQNLVSNGVYVVGEGANMPTTPEGIEIFIDSKILYGPGKAANAGGVSVSGLEMSQNSMRLSWSREEVDKHLHAIMRKIHKACVEAAEEYGTPGNYVNGANIAGFTKVAKAMMAQGVV
- the hisH gene encoding imidazole glycerol phosphate synthase subunit HisH; translated protein: MIAIIDYKAGNLTSVQRALVHIGEECRITDRPLEILSAERVILPGVGAAGAAMDVMKTSGLDSVICDVIGGGVPFLGICLGAQIILDRSEENSASCLGVIQGSAKKFRTANLKIPHMGWNNISAVRPHPVLAGIDERAQYYFVHSYYPDPERRDDIVATTEYGVEFASIIGKGNVVAMQFHPEKSGRHGLRILKNFCEWDGTA